The Pseudarthrobacter defluvii DNA window CTGCAATGTGCACCGCTGACGCTCGCTGCTGTGCTGCTCTCCCTCGCGGCTTGTGCCGACGGGACCCCGGAGAACGGCGGTTCATCCCCCGCGTCCGCCGCCATTTCCACAAGGGCCCCGGACCCGGCACGGTCAATAGTTCCCGCCGCCACATCTTCCCCGGTTCCCGCGGGGCCGGAAACCTTCACCTTTCCCGATGGCCGGCTGTCCTTCAGCCATCCGGCGGACTGGACGGTGGAGGTTTTCGAGCCGTCGAAGACTCCGTACGTGGGAACGGCCACGGTTCGCGACGCCGAAGGAAACAGCCGCATCAACATCTACTACGGCCAAATCGCCGACGTCGTGGCCGGCTCTGCCATCCGGACCGTCATCGAAACAGACCCTGTCCTGGGCCTCCGGGACCATTCTGTTCCCACGCCGCATTCCTCGTTCTTTGTGGACCGCAGTGAAGCCGCCGCAAGATACCGCATGGAACTCACGGCCGGACTGCCCGTTTCCCCGGACGGGCAGGTTCGGGAAGGCCCGGTGCTGCTTGGCGACCGGGTCCTGAGCGCGGACGTCCTGTTCGACGCGCAGCCGTTCACCGACGATGAGGCGGCGAAGGCCTGGTACTGGGGTGCTGAAGGCCAGGCGCTCAAAGCGGTGCTGATGAGCTTCTCGTACCGCTGACCGGCACTTATTTGGCCTGCACCCTGGCCAGGAACTGGGCCGTGCGGTCCTGCAGACCCTGGATCTGGCGCTCCACCACGGCAGCCGGGTCGGGGTTGATCTCGTTGACCGGGGGTTCCTTGCGGACGTTGCCGCAGCAGAGGAAGTCGGCGCAGATCAGAGTGCCCACGGTGTTGCCGTCGCGTCCGGACTGGCCGGCGCGCTTGGCGACCCAGAGGAGCACGTCCTCCTTCGAAAACACGTCGTGGCAGAGCTCGCACAGCACGGAGCGCTTCTTCCTGGCCCCTCCTTCGGGTGCCCGGAGCATCATTCCCGTGAGGCCTTTGGGCCCGGGAACCACCAGGTAGCCGCGGAGCGGCATCTTCTGGTCGCGCCATCCCAGGAACTCCAGGTTGTCCCAGTCGAGGGAGTCGAAGTTCTTGGGCAGGGTGAGCTTCGCGGCTTCCGAGCGGCTGGCGTTGACGAAGGATGAACGGATCTGTTGAGGCGTGACTGATTGCATGGCTGAACTTTCGTGAAAGGTGGGCGGCCCGGAGGCGGGCCAGGGGTAACGGGGGAGTCAGTCAGTCTCCGCGGTGCAGGCCAAAGCGGCCACCCCGCTTTCCACGGCAGCGGCGGCCCAGCTGGCCTTCTGCGTGCTCATTGTTCCCGTTGTCCTGTTCCTGTCAGCATCCCGGTGTTCTTGCCGCCGGACCGGCAAGGCCATCCTGCCAAATCAATCGCCACCTGTCCAAGGAACTGCCCCGGGGGCCGCCCGGGAGTTGTGCGCTGCGTCACTTAGGAAGTATTAGGTGACAAAACATTTGCGTAATTGCCGTTTACATAGGTTAGCCTTACTTAAGTTTTCACCAGCCTGATCAAGGAGCACCGTGACATCCCCCCTCTTTCCCGGCCCCCTTTCCACCCGCCGGACCCTCTTTTCTTCCGCCGGCAAGGCCGCAGCAGCGCTGGCGGCGGCAACGCTTACGCTTTCCGCGTGCAGCACGGGGCCCGCCTCACCGGTTTCGGATGCAACCAGTTCCAGCAGCAGCCCTGCCTTCCCCGTGACCATCCAACACGTGTACGGCGAGACCACCATCGACAAGCAGCCCACCCGCGTTGCCACCGTCTCCTGGGTGAATGACGACGTCGCCATCGCCCTCGGAGTAGTACCTGTGGGCGTTCCCAAGAACGAGTGGGGCGGCAACGACAAGGGATCCACCCCGTGGAAGGACGCGGCCCTCGAGGAACTGGGCGCAGGTTTCGGTTCGGCCAAGGCACCGGTGCAGTATTCGGAGGCGGACGGCATCAACTTCACTGAAATCGCCAAGCTCAGCCCGGACGTAATCCTCGCCGCCTATTCCGGCCTCACGGAAGAGGACTACAAAAAGCTCAGCGGGATCGCGCCCGTGGTGGCCCACCCGGAGGTGGCCTACGGAACCTCCTGGCAGGACGCAACCACCATTATCGGAAAGGCCCTTGGCAAGGACGCCGAAGCGGCCAAACTGGTTTCCGACACCGAGGCCGCCGTCAAGGAGAAGGTTGCCCGGTACCCGCAGATCCAGGGCAAGAGCTTCATTTACGGCAACCTGGAACCCGCCAAGGGCGACGGCGTGAACGTCTACACCGCCAACGACAACCGGCCCCGCTTCCTCAGCGAAATCGGGATGAACCTTGCGCCTGTAGTGGCAAACAACTCGAAGGGCTCCAAGGAGTTCTACATCCCGTGGTCAGCAGAGAAGGCCAACGAACTGGACTCTGACATCTTTGTCACCTGGGTTCCCGACGCCTCCACAGCTGACGCCATCAAGGCTGATCCCCTGCTTGGCCAGATCCCGGCGATCAAGAACGGCGCCCTGGTGGCCGACTCGGACAACACCCTGACCCTTTCCATCTCGGCCTCGTCACCGTTGAGCCTGCCGTGGTCCCTGGACACGTTCCTGCCCCAGCTGGCGAGCGCCGCGGATGCAGTGAAGTAGGCGCACCTCCATGAGTACGACGACGGCACACCCGGCCGCGGGTACAGGCACCGCGGTGCCGCCCAGCGCAGCCGCTGGTCACCTCCGCGGTGATGCGTCAGGAAGGAAACGGGCCGCCTGGCTGGCTGCCGCCGTCGTCGTGCTGGTGCTCATGGCCGGCACATCGCTGGCCGTGGGCGCCCGTGACGTTCCCCTCGGCACTGTGTGGCAGGCGCTCACAGCGTTCGATCCCGCAAACGGGGACCACGCCGTGGTGCAGGCCCGCATCCCGCGGACCGTCCTCGGCCTGCTGGCCGGAGCCGCCCTGGGCCTGGCAGGTGCTGCCATGCAGGGGGTGGCGCGCAACCCACTGGCCGATCCCGGCATCATCGGAGTCAACGCCGGAGCTGCCCTGGCGGTGGTCACCGGAATCTACCTGTTCGGCGTCACCACCTTCACCGGCTACATCTGGTTCGCGTTCACGGGGGCCGCCGCGGCCGCCGTCGTGGTGTACCTCATCGCCTCGCTGGGCCGGGACGGTGCAACGCCGGTGAAGCTCGCGCTCGCGGGAGCCGCACTCAGCGCAGGGCTGTCCTCGCTCATGAACGTCATCCTGGTCTCCAGCCAGGACACGCTGGACCGGTTCCGCTTCTGGCAGGTGGGCGGCATCGCGGGCCGCGACTGGTCGGTACTCCGGCCGGGTTTGCCGTTCCTGGCGGCCGGTGCACTCATCGTGCTGCTGGCTGGACGGACCCTCAACAGCCTTGCCTTGGGGGACGACGTTGCCCGCGGGCTGGGCCAACGGGTAGGCCTGTCCCGCGCGGTGGTGGCCCTGGGGGTGGTCCTGCTGTGCGGCACGGCCACCGCGCTGGCGGGGCCCATCGGCTTCGTCGGCCTGGTAATCCCGCACGCGGTCCGCTTCCTCACCGGCCCGGACTACCGCTGGATCCTGCCGTTCTCCCTGGTCGCTGCCCCGGCACTGCTGTTGGGCGCGGACGTGATCGGCCGGGTGGTGCTGCTGCCTGGGGAGGTCCCGGCCGGCATCATGACCGCACTGCTCGGCGCGCCGGTGTTCGTCTGGCTGGTCCGCCGCGGGAAAGGGGCAGGGCTGTGACCGGCGTTGCGCTATCAGATATGGCTGCCAAAACCGGTCCTAAAGGACCAAAAGTGATGGAGCAACGCGGGGGAAGGAGGCGACTGCACCGGACCGCAATGCTGGCTGCCACCGTGGTGCTGATGTTCTTCGCATCCGTCCTGCTGGGCAGCTACACGGTGACGATCCCGGATTTCTTCACCATCGTCATCAACCACCTGACCGGCGGGCCCAAGATCCCCGGCGCCAGCTTCATCGTGATGGAGAACAAGCTTCCCCGGGCCGTCATCGGCACCCTGATCGGGATCGCATTCGGCCTGGCCGGCGCCCTGTTCCAGACCATGCTCCGCAACCCCCTCGCCAGCCCCGACGTCATTGGCATCAGCTCGGGGGCCAGCGTGGCGGCGGTTGTTGCGATTGTCATCTTTGGCGCATCCGGTGCCGCTGTGTCCGGCGCGGCACTGGCAGGTGCCCTGGCCGTGGCAGCCCTGATCCACGCGATCTCCCGCAGCGGCCGCGGAGGCGGCAGGGGAAACACCGCCGGAAACCGCCTGGTCCTGGCCGGGGTGGGGATAGCGGCCGCACTGCAGGCCGTGGTCAGCTTCCTGATGACCCGCGCCGACATCCGCACCGCCGCGGACGCACTGGTGTGGCTCAACGGATCCCTGAACTCCGCCAACTGGGACCGTGCCGGCATCCTTGGCATGGCGCTCGCGCTGCTGCTCCCCGCCGTCGCGCTCGTCGCCGGGCCGTTGCGCATCCTGGAACTGGGGGATGACGCTGCCGCCGGACTGGGCGTGCCAGTAAACAGAGCCCGGCTGGTCCTGGTGGTCATTGCCGTGTCGTTGGCAGCAGTGGCGACGGCGGCTGCCGGCCCGGTCTCGTTCGTCGCCTTCCTTGCCGGTCCGATCGCCCGCCGCTTCACCGGCAAAGCCAGCCTGCCGGCGTCGGCCTTTGTGGGTGCCCTGATTGTCCTGGCCGCCGACTACTGCGCTGCCAAACTTGCGCCCCTGCTGCTGGACGGCACCGTCCTGCCGGTGGGCGTCATTACCGGCGCGCTCGGCGCACCGTTCCTGCTGTGGCTCCTGGTCACGGCCAACCGAAAGGATGCCTGAAGTGGCAGTTCTCGAAGCCCAGGACCTGACCCTCAAATACGACCAACGCTGCGTGCTGGATGGGCTGAGCGTCCGGATTCCGGAAGGAAAGGTGACCATGATCGTGGGCGCCAACGCCTGCGGTAAATCCACGCTGCTGCGCGGCCTGTCCCGGCTCCTGAAACCCGCAGCCGGCGCCGTGACCCTGGACGGCAAGGACATCCATTCCCGCCCGGCACGCGAACTGGCCCGCACCCTGGGCCTGCTTCCCCAGCACCCCAGCGCCCCGGACGGGATCACCGTCCGCGACCTGGTGGGTCGGGGACGCTACCCGCACCAGGGCTTCTTCCGGAGCTGGAGTGAAGGGGACTCGTCCCTACACGATCTCGCGGTGCAGCGGGCGCTGGAAGCCACCGGAACGCTGGAGCTCGCCGGGCGGGACGTGGACGAACTGTCCGGCGGCCAACGGCAGCGGGTCTGGATTGCCATGGCACTCGCCCAGGAAACGGAAATCCTGCTGCTGGACGAACCCACCACCTACCTTGACTTGGCGCACCAGGTGGAAGTCCTGGACCTGGTGACGGACCTGAACCGCAGCCGGGGCACCACCGTGGCCATCGTCCTGCACGACCTCAACCTGGCCGCCCGCTACGCAGACAATGTCATCGCCATGAAGGACGGAGCCGTGGCGGCCATGGGGTCCCCTATTGAGGTGGTTACGGAAGAGCTGGTCCGTGATGTTTTCAGGCTTGAGTCCCGTGTCATTCCCGACCCCGTCTCCGGCACCCCGCTGATTATTCCCATCGGCCGCCACCGTGCCACCGCCAACGAATTGGAGCTCGTTTCATGAAGATCCGGGAAAGCGCCGCCACCCAGCCAATGAGCCTTGCCTTCGAGGTGGCCGTATCCGCTGTCCAGCAGCTGAGCCCCACGTTCCGCAGGATCACCTTCGGCGGCTACTGCCTGCGAGACTTCGGCGTCCTCGGCCACACCCTGGACCTGCGGATCAAACTCCTGATCCCGTCAAAAGCCCCGGATGGCGTGGAACTTCCGCTCCCCACCTTTGAGATGAGCCAGGCCGGTTGGTACCGGGACTGGCTGGCCATGGACCCGGAAGTGCGCGGCTCCATGCGCACCTATACGGTCCGGGAGGCGCGGCTGGATGCGGTGTACCCGGAGATCGACGTCGACTTCGTGATGCATAGCGACGAGCACGGAGGCGCCGGGCCAGCCGCGGACTGGGCATCCAAGGCCAAACCCGGTGACCCGCTCACCATCATCGGCCCGAACAACCGGGCTGCGCACTGCGTCACCGCCGAAACCTATTCCGGCATCGAGTGGCGCGCCGGCATGGCCCAGCGCGTCCTGCTCGCCGGCGACGAAACCGCCGTCCCCGCCATCTCCGCGATCCTGGAAACCCTCCCGTCTTACATGAGTGGCCATGCCTTCCTGGAAGTTCCGCAGGCCGGCGACTTCCTGGAACTCAGCTCTCCGGCGGACATCGAAATCACCTGGCTGGCCCGCGGTGCCGCACTCGGCCGGTCCAGGCCGCACGGCCAGCTGCTTCAGGAGGCTGTCCGCAACGCTGTCCCCCTGCCGGGTTGGGTGGGCATCAGAGCGGACGACGGCGGGGCGGGGCTTGAGCCCGAAGACGTCAACGTAGATGAGGACATTCTCTGGGAGACGCCAGCACGTCTGGACACCGCGGAGATCAACGCCACCAGGAACCCGCACCTGCCCGCCGGCGCACTGCCCTTCTACGCCTGGATCGCCGGCGAAGCAGGGGTGATCAAGGAGCTGCGGCGGTATCTTGTGCGGGATGTGGGGATTGACCGGAAGCAGGTGGCGTTCATGGGTTACTGGCGGCAGGGCAAAGCCGAAGGCTGACTCCGGCTCTCGCCGGGGCGGGAGGCACATCCTCTGCGTGCTCGCTCGTTCCTCGCTTAGACGCACGCTGCCGGATGTCCCTCCCGCCCCGGACGTTCGCTCACCTTTCGCACTTTTCCCTGCGACGCCCCACCAGGTTTTGCAGGTTTTTTCGCAACGCCCGCTCACTTTTCGCGGGCCAGACTCAAACGCGCGCTCACTCGCTGTTCATCCCGACGTCGTACTTGCGTTGGTTTGTTTCGCTACTTTCTTGCCTGTGCCCTCTGATCCCTTGCTTCCTGACTCCGGGCGGCGGGTGTTTGTTGCCCTCGGTGACTCCTTCACTGAAGGGGTGGGGGACCGGGATGAGCGGCTGCCCAACGGGGTGCGAGGGTGGGCTGACCGGGTGGCGGAAAAGCTGGCCAAGGCGCAGCCCGGATGGAAGTACGCCAACCTGGCCATCAGGAGCAAGCGGCTGCGGCACATCATCGACGAGCAGCTGGAACCCGCCCTGCGGATGCGGCCAACACTGGTCACGCTCTACGCGGGAGGCAACGACCTCCTGGACCTGAAAACGGACATGCCCGCCTTGCTGGCGGACTATGAGCGGCTCGTCGCGGAACTGGCGGGCACCGGGGCCACCCTTGTCCTCTTCACGGGGTTCGACGTCAAGGTTTCGGCGCTGCTGGAGCCACTGAAGAAGCGCAACACCTTCTACAACGAGCGGGTGCGGGAGATCGCGGAGAAGTACGGGTCCGTGCTGGTGGATTACTGGTGCCTCGACGCCTTCCACGACCGCAGGATGTGGGACTCGGACCGGCTCCATATGTCAAAGGCGGGCCACAAATACCTTGCCGGGCAGGTGCTGGACCAGCTGGGCGTGCAGCACAAGATCAAACCCAAGGACTGGGATCCGGCACCCAGGCTGGGCCTGCGGGAGTGGGAGCGGCGGCAACGGCGCTGGGTCCACGACTGGGTCCTCCCGCTCTTCGGCCGCAAGCTCCGGGGTGTCACGCTGGGGGATACGCTCACTCCGCGCTGGCCTCAGCCGGTGAAGGTGCCGCAGAAGGGCGGCCTGAAGAAGCTGGCCGGAGAAATGTCCGGAGGAAAGTACGACGGCGGACCGCGCCTTAAACGGTAGGCGCGGGCGGGGTGTCCAGCAGGTTTTCAAACCCCGGCGCCACCCGGCCGGCATGGAACTCCAGCACCTCGAAGTCCGCAACGCCGTTGGTATAGAACGGGTCCTGCGCGAGGCTGGCGTCGAGGGTTTCCTTCTCGGCCTGCGACAGCAGCAGCCCGCCGGTGCGCGGAATCTTGCGGCCGGCAGCGATGAAGATGCCGTCGTCGAACGCCTTCTGAAGCCAGGCTATGTGGGCGTCGTTGTGGAAGTCGACGATCTCCTGGGGCACACGGTAGGTGAGGGAGACAACATACATGCGGCAAGCCTACCGGGGCCGGAGAAGCTGGTTGAAAGATCAATCGTAGAATGGGGACCATGACCGAACCCCGCTGGCTGACCGCCGACGAACGCCGTGCCTGGCTGGCGCTGGTGAGCATCAACACGCTGCTGCCGGCGGCCTTGGATACCAAGCTGCACGCCGCGGGGAAGCTGTCGCTCTTCGAC harbors:
- a CDS encoding YciI family protein, producing MYVVSLTYRVPQEIVDFHNDAHIAWLQKAFDDGIFIAAGRKIPRTGGLLLSQAEKETLDASLAQDPFYTNGVADFEVLEFHAGRVAPGFENLLDTPPAPTV
- a CDS encoding ABC transporter ATP-binding protein; this encodes MAVLEAQDLTLKYDQRCVLDGLSVRIPEGKVTMIVGANACGKSTLLRGLSRLLKPAAGAVTLDGKDIHSRPARELARTLGLLPQHPSAPDGITVRDLVGRGRYPHQGFFRSWSEGDSSLHDLAVQRALEATGTLELAGRDVDELSGGQRQRVWIAMALAQETEILLLDEPTTYLDLAHQVEVLDLVTDLNRSRGTTVAIVLHDLNLAARYADNVIAMKDGAVAAMGSPIEVVTEELVRDVFRLESRVIPDPVSGTPLIIPIGRHRATANELELVS
- a CDS encoding FBP domain-containing protein, which produces MQSVTPQQIRSSFVNASRSEAAKLTLPKNFDSLDWDNLEFLGWRDQKMPLRGYLVVPGPKGLTGMMLRAPEGGARKKRSVLCELCHDVFSKEDVLLWVAKRAGQSGRDGNTVGTLICADFLCCGNVRKEPPVNEINPDPAAVVERQIQGLQDRTAQFLARVQAK
- a CDS encoding FecCD family ABC transporter permease, which produces MSTTTAHPAAGTGTAVPPSAAAGHLRGDASGRKRAAWLAAAVVVLVLMAGTSLAVGARDVPLGTVWQALTAFDPANGDHAVVQARIPRTVLGLLAGAALGLAGAAMQGVARNPLADPGIIGVNAGAALAVVTGIYLFGVTTFTGYIWFAFTGAAAAAVVVYLIASLGRDGATPVKLALAGAALSAGLSSLMNVILVSSQDTLDRFRFWQVGGIAGRDWSVLRPGLPFLAAGALIVLLAGRTLNSLALGDDVARGLGQRVGLSRAVVALGVVLLCGTATALAGPIGFVGLVIPHAVRFLTGPDYRWILPFSLVAAPALLLGADVIGRVVLLPGEVPAGIMTALLGAPVFVWLVRRGKGAGL
- a CDS encoding siderophore-interacting protein, which translates into the protein MKIRESAATQPMSLAFEVAVSAVQQLSPTFRRITFGGYCLRDFGVLGHTLDLRIKLLIPSKAPDGVELPLPTFEMSQAGWYRDWLAMDPEVRGSMRTYTVREARLDAVYPEIDVDFVMHSDEHGGAGPAADWASKAKPGDPLTIIGPNNRAAHCVTAETYSGIEWRAGMAQRVLLAGDETAVPAISAILETLPSYMSGHAFLEVPQAGDFLELSSPADIEITWLARGAALGRSRPHGQLLQEAVRNAVPLPGWVGIRADDGGAGLEPEDVNVDEDILWETPARLDTAEINATRNPHLPAGALPFYAWIAGEAGVIKELRRYLVRDVGIDRKQVAFMGYWRQGKAEG
- a CDS encoding SGNH/GDSL hydrolase family protein — protein: MPSDPLLPDSGRRVFVALGDSFTEGVGDRDERLPNGVRGWADRVAEKLAKAQPGWKYANLAIRSKRLRHIIDEQLEPALRMRPTLVTLYAGGNDLLDLKTDMPALLADYERLVAELAGTGATLVLFTGFDVKVSALLEPLKKRNTFYNERVREIAEKYGSVLVDYWCLDAFHDRRMWDSDRLHMSKAGHKYLAGQVLDQLGVQHKIKPKDWDPAPRLGLREWERRQRRWVHDWVLPLFGRKLRGVTLGDTLTPRWPQPVKVPQKGGLKKLAGEMSGGKYDGGPRLKR
- a CDS encoding FecCD family ABC transporter permease is translated as MLAATVVLMFFASVLLGSYTVTIPDFFTIVINHLTGGPKIPGASFIVMENKLPRAVIGTLIGIAFGLAGALFQTMLRNPLASPDVIGISSGASVAAVVAIVIFGASGAAVSGAALAGALAVAALIHAISRSGRGGGRGNTAGNRLVLAGVGIAAALQAVVSFLMTRADIRTAADALVWLNGSLNSANWDRAGILGMALALLLPAVALVAGPLRILELGDDAAAGLGVPVNRARLVLVVIAVSLAAVATAAAGPVSFVAFLAGPIARRFTGKASLPASAFVGALIVLAADYCAAKLAPLLLDGTVLPVGVITGALGAPFLLWLLVTANRKDA
- a CDS encoding iron-siderophore ABC transporter substrate-binding protein, whose protein sequence is MTSPLFPGPLSTRRTLFSSAGKAAAALAAATLTLSACSTGPASPVSDATSSSSSPAFPVTIQHVYGETTIDKQPTRVATVSWVNDDVAIALGVVPVGVPKNEWGGNDKGSTPWKDAALEELGAGFGSAKAPVQYSEADGINFTEIAKLSPDVILAAYSGLTEEDYKKLSGIAPVVAHPEVAYGTSWQDATTIIGKALGKDAEAAKLVSDTEAAVKEKVARYPQIQGKSFIYGNLEPAKGDGVNVYTANDNRPRFLSEIGMNLAPVVANNSKGSKEFYIPWSAEKANELDSDIFVTWVPDASTADAIKADPLLGQIPAIKNGALVADSDNTLTLSISASSPLSLPWSLDTFLPQLASAADAVK